In a single window of the Halobaculum lipolyticum genome:
- a CDS encoding uroporphyrinogen-III synthase — MAGRPRVAVFRPDDERLTDAVETLDELGVEAVADPMLAVEPTGSVPEPGDWIVFTSKTGVELAAAEGWSPAAARPGDAGNRPALACIGPSTADAADAVGWTVDLIPDEYSSTGLVAALRAVGVDGARVEVARSDHGSPVLLDGLRDAGARVHETVLYELVRPAGSGDAADAAAAGDLDGACFTSSLTVDHFLDAAAERGVREEALAGLNDAVVGCIGHPTRETAEGHGVAVDVVPAEATFRTLAESVVAELDA, encoded by the coding sequence ATGGCCGGGCGCCCGCGCGTGGCGGTGTTCCGCCCGGACGACGAGCGGCTGACCGACGCCGTCGAGACGCTCGACGAGTTGGGCGTCGAGGCGGTCGCCGACCCGATGTTGGCGGTGGAGCCGACCGGTTCGGTGCCGGAACCGGGCGACTGGATCGTGTTCACGTCGAAGACCGGGGTGGAGTTGGCCGCCGCCGAAGGCTGGTCGCCCGCGGCCGCCCGGCCGGGCGACGCGGGGAACCGGCCCGCGCTCGCGTGCATCGGTCCCTCGACGGCCGACGCCGCCGACGCCGTCGGCTGGACGGTCGACCTGATCCCCGACGAGTACTCCTCGACCGGGCTGGTCGCGGCGCTGCGCGCGGTCGGCGTCGACGGCGCTCGGGTCGAGGTCGCGCGCTCGGACCACGGCAGCCCGGTCCTGTTGGATGGGCTGCGCGACGCCGGCGCCCGCGTCCACGAGACCGTGCTGTACGAGTTAGTCCGGCCGGCGGGGAGCGGCGACGCCGCGGACGCGGCCGCCGCCGGCGACCTCGACGGCGCCTGTTTCACCTCGTCGCTGACGGTCGACCACTTCCTCGACGCCGCCGCCGAGCGCGGCGTCCGCGAGGAGGCGCTCGCCGGGCTGAACGACGCCGTCGTCGGCTGTATCGGCCACCCCACCCGGGAGACGGCCGAGGGACACGGCGTCGCCGTCGACGTGGTGCCCGCGGAGGCGACGTTCCGGACGCTCGCGGAGTCCGTCGTCGCCGAACTGGACGCCTGA
- a CDS encoding ammonium transporter, producing MMWVLVVTFLIFFMHAGFAMLEAGQVRSKNVANQLTKNLLTWSVGVVAFFLVGAGVSSLTGGFTGGGGVAIAEAFGVLTTDSSADWVGWLFGAVFAMTAATIVSGAVAGRMKLRAYVSYTVLLAAVIYPVVTGLTWGGGFLASLGFSDFAGGMIVHGMGGIAGLTAAYVVGPRLGRYNDDGSVNVIPGHSMTFAVLGTLILAFGWYGFNVGTAASVFAVDNGELTLGAFSYVGRVALTTTLGMAAGAIGAGALSLYKTGKVDTLYVANGLLAGLVGVTSNTDAIIWPGALVIGLLAGAQLPIVFEFVEKRLKIDDVCAVFPVHGSAGVLGAVLLPFFAVDGFTVGALVAQVVGVVVIAAWTIAATAVVFGVIKAMGEIRVTRDHELEGLDSSEHGVDTYPEFGRPDTAADGGFVEDENGIVRADGGEANDGGIKMVTAFIRPDKLSAVKTGLAEIGAPSLTVTNVSGRGSQPAKKGQWRGEEYTVDLHQKVKIECVVADIPAGDVAEAISEAAQTGEKGDGKVFIMPVEQAYQIRTGETGRPAV from the coding sequence ATGATGTGGGTGCTCGTGGTCACCTTCCTCATCTTCTTCATGCACGCCGGCTTCGCGATGCTGGAGGCCGGGCAGGTGCGCTCGAAGAACGTCGCCAACCAGCTGACGAAGAACCTCCTCACGTGGAGCGTCGGCGTGGTCGCCTTCTTCCTCGTGGGTGCGGGCGTGTCCTCGTTGACCGGCGGGTTCACCGGCGGCGGCGGGGTAGCCATCGCCGAGGCGTTCGGCGTGTTGACGACCGATAGTTCCGCCGACTGGGTCGGCTGGCTGTTCGGCGCCGTCTTCGCGATGACGGCGGCGACCATCGTCTCCGGCGCCGTCGCCGGGCGGATGAAGCTCCGCGCGTACGTGAGCTACACCGTCCTGCTGGCGGCGGTCATCTACCCGGTCGTCACCGGCCTGACGTGGGGCGGCGGCTTCCTGGCGTCGCTCGGCTTCTCCGACTTCGCGGGCGGGATGATCGTCCACGGGATGGGCGGCATCGCCGGCCTGACGGCGGCGTACGTCGTCGGCCCGCGCCTCGGCCGCTACAACGACGACGGCTCGGTCAACGTCATCCCGGGCCACTCGATGACGTTCGCCGTGCTGGGGACGCTCATCCTGGCGTTCGGCTGGTACGGCTTCAACGTCGGCACCGCCGCCTCGGTGTTCGCCGTCGACAACGGCGAACTCACCCTCGGCGCGTTCTCCTACGTCGGCCGCGTCGCGCTGACGACGACGCTCGGTATGGCCGCCGGCGCCATCGGCGCGGGCGCGCTGTCGCTGTACAAGACCGGGAAGGTCGACACGCTGTACGTCGCGAACGGGCTGCTGGCCGGTCTCGTCGGTGTGACGTCCAACACCGACGCGATCATCTGGCCCGGCGCGCTGGTCATCGGCCTGCTCGCCGGCGCCCAGCTGCCCATCGTCTTCGAGTTCGTCGAGAAGCGCCTGAAGATCGACGACGTCTGCGCCGTCTTCCCGGTCCACGGGAGCGCCGGCGTGCTCGGCGCGGTGCTGCTGCCGTTCTTCGCGGTCGACGGCTTCACCGTCGGCGCGCTCGTCGCGCAGGTCGTCGGTGTCGTCGTCATCGCCGCGTGGACCATCGCCGCGACCGCCGTCGTCTTCGGCGTCATCAAGGCCATGGGCGAGATCCGCGTCACCCGCGACCACGAGCTGGAGGGCCTCGACTCCTCCGAGCACGGCGTCGACACCTACCCCGAGTTCGGTCGCCCCGACACCGCCGCCGACGGCGGCTTCGTCGAGGACGAGAACGGTATCGTCCGCGCGGACGGCGGCGAAGCGAACGACGGCGGCATCAAGATGGTGACCGCGTTCATCCGCCCGGACAAGCTGTCGGCGGTCAAGACCGGGCTGGCGGAGATCGGCGCGCCCTCGCTGACCGTGACGAACGTCTCCGGCCGCGGCAGCCAGCCCGCGAAGAAGGGCCAGTGGCGCGGCGAGGAGTACACGGTCGACCTCCACCAGAAGGTGAAGATCGAGTGTGTCGTCGCGGACATCCCCGCGGGCGACGTCGCCGAGGCGATCAGCGAGGCCGCCCAGACCGGCGAGAAGGGCGACGGCAAGGTGTTCATCATGCCCGTCGAACAGGCGTACCAGATCCGGACGGGCGAGACGGGGCGTCCCGCCGTCTGA
- the hemL gene encoding glutamate-1-semialdehyde 2,1-aminomutase, producing the protein MNHDRSRELYDRALSVLAGGVNSSVRATRPYPFVIERGDGAHVIDADGNRYLDYVMGYGPLLYGHDAPDAVQSAVQRHTSQGPMYGGPTEIEVEHAEFVARHVPSVEMLRFVNSGTEATVSAVRLARAYTGRDKIVIMQGGYHGAQESTLVEAGDDPYHTHPSSPGIPDSFAEHTIAVPFNDEAAVEAVFEEHGDDIAAVMTEPILANYGIVQPVDGYHETLRDLCDANGSLLIFDEVITGFRVGGLQCAQGKFGITPDLTTFGKIIGGGFPVGAVGGKAEIVEHYTPAGDVFQSGTFSGHPVTMAAGHEYLTYAAENDVYDHVNRLGDRLRSGIQDICEDQAPEYTVVGTDSMFKTVFTREAPETFEGHCEGGCRQRESCPRFDLCPKTGADTASAATERWERVFWQEMKERGIWLTANQFESQFVSYAHTDADVEETLEAYKEAL; encoded by the coding sequence ATGAACCACGACCGTTCGCGCGAACTGTACGACCGCGCCCTCTCGGTGCTGGCCGGCGGGGTCAACTCCTCGGTGCGCGCGACGCGCCCGTACCCGTTCGTGATCGAGCGCGGCGACGGCGCGCACGTGATCGACGCCGACGGCAACCGCTACCTCGACTACGTGATGGGGTACGGACCCCTCCTGTACGGCCACGACGCGCCCGACGCCGTCCAGTCGGCCGTCCAGCGCCACACCAGCCAGGGACCGATGTACGGCGGTCCCACCGAGATCGAGGTCGAACACGCCGAGTTCGTCGCCCGGCACGTCCCCTCGGTGGAGATGCTCCGCTTCGTCAACTCCGGCACCGAGGCGACCGTGTCGGCGGTGCGGCTCGCTCGGGCGTACACCGGGCGCGACAAGATCGTTATCATGCAGGGCGGCTACCACGGCGCCCAGGAGTCCACCCTCGTCGAGGCGGGCGACGACCCGTACCACACGCACCCGTCCTCTCCCGGCATCCCCGACTCCTTCGCCGAGCACACCATCGCGGTGCCGTTCAACGACGAGGCCGCCGTCGAGGCGGTGTTCGAGGAACACGGCGACGACATCGCGGCGGTGATGACCGAACCGATCCTCGCGAACTACGGCATCGTGCAGCCGGTCGACGGCTACCACGAGACGCTCCGAGACCTGTGTGACGCCAACGGCTCGCTGCTGATCTTCGACGAGGTGATCACCGGCTTCCGCGTCGGCGGTCTCCAGTGCGCGCAGGGGAAGTTCGGGATCACGCCGGACCTCACGACCTTCGGGAAGATCATCGGCGGCGGCTTCCCCGTCGGCGCGGTCGGCGGGAAAGCGGAGATCGTCGAGCACTACACGCCCGCCGGCGACGTGTTCCAGTCGGGCACGTTCTCGGGCCACCCGGTGACGATGGCCGCCGGCCACGAGTACCTGACGTACGCAGCCGAGAACGACGTGTACGACCACGTGAACCGGCTCGGCGACCGACTGCGCTCGGGCATCCAGGACATCTGCGAGGACCAGGCCCCCGAGTACACCGTCGTCGGCACCGACTCGATGTTCAAGACCGTGTTCACGCGCGAGGCGCCCGAGACGTTCGAGGGCCACTGCGAGGGCGGCTGCCGCCAGCGCGAGTCGTGCCCGCGTTTCGACCTGTGCCCGAAGACCGGCGCCGACACGGCGAGCGCCGCGACCGAACGCTGGGAGCGCGTGTTCTGGCAGGAGATGAAAGAGCGCGGGATCTGGCTCACCGCCAACCAGTTCGAGTCGCAGTTCGTCTCCTACGCCCACACCGACGCGGACGTCGAGGAGACGCTGGAGGCGTACAAGGAGGCGCTGTAG
- a CDS encoding MazG-like family protein, translated as MDAQHRVADFFDRHGFEGRPAYQALDLASEVGEIAGDAAKSTTYGEHPEELAVKTDELGDALFSLLSLCNSLDVDADEALTAAIEKYETRIAERGDPGSGE; from the coding sequence ATGGACGCCCAACACCGCGTCGCCGACTTCTTCGACCGCCACGGCTTCGAGGGCCGTCCGGCGTACCAGGCGCTCGATCTGGCGAGCGAGGTCGGCGAGATCGCCGGCGACGCCGCGAAGTCGACCACCTACGGCGAACACCCCGAGGAGTTGGCCGTGAAGACCGACGAACTCGGCGACGCGCTGTTCTCGTTGCTGTCGCTGTGCAACTCGCTGGACGTCGACGCCGACGAGGCGTTGACGGCGGCCATCGAGAAGTACGAGACGCGGATCGCCGAGCGCGGGGACCCCGGATCCGGGGAGTAG
- a CDS encoding cupin domain-containing protein, translating to MGYHVVNPDDLDEVPDRPCELRRIAEVAGFEKLAANWFRAEPGEELPLAYHYHEEQEELFYVVEGTLHVETPEETFEVPEGSLFAVTPGSPQLAHNPEDADGPVTTLALGAPAVSGDAHAYDPEE from the coding sequence ATGGGATACCACGTCGTGAACCCCGACGATCTGGACGAAGTGCCCGATCGGCCCTGTGAACTGCGGCGCATCGCCGAGGTCGCGGGCTTCGAGAAGCTCGCGGCCAACTGGTTCCGGGCGGAGCCGGGCGAGGAACTGCCGCTGGCGTACCACTACCACGAGGAACAGGAGGAACTGTTCTACGTCGTCGAGGGGACGCTCCACGTCGAGACGCCCGAGGAGACGTTCGAGGTGCCGGAGGGGTCGCTGTTCGCCGTGACGCCCGGCAGCCCGCAGTTGGCCCACAACCCCGAGGACGCCGACGGGCCGGTGACGACGCTCGCGCTGGGCGCGCCCGCGGTGTCCGGCGACGCCCACGCGTACGACCCGGAGGAGTAG
- a CDS encoding DUF5828 family protein produces MEESISGFKTRGGWGDAVEHGERITRALHDNGVREAYREPFEAWDEWRPKAHERLGEDVDAKTAEQASVAEGKGEKEGKSPEDDLQTAGEKLSESYERVENGDSDGALDSWKDSIDHVARAADSAGRKAVRKFEHTVYRKVMTQMAPYYFDNELVSANIQKSTRGEQGPEFVFEVNVNDDELKEAVSRRLADYEDEVDRWHVDTPKDVEVAETVEGAEPPVETVEDGTEGRSDPTTN; encoded by the coding sequence ATGGAAGAGAGCATCTCCGGATTCAAGACGCGTGGTGGCTGGGGCGACGCCGTCGAGCACGGCGAGCGCATCACGCGCGCCCTCCACGACAACGGCGTCCGGGAGGCGTACCGGGAGCCGTTCGAGGCGTGGGACGAGTGGCGACCCAAGGCGCACGAGCGTCTCGGCGAGGACGTGGACGCGAAGACGGCCGAGCAGGCCAGCGTCGCCGAAGGGAAAGGGGAGAAGGAAGGGAAGAGCCCCGAGGACGACCTCCAGACCGCCGGGGAGAAGCTCTCGGAGTCGTACGAGCGCGTCGAGAACGGCGACAGCGACGGCGCGCTCGACTCCTGGAAGGACTCCATCGACCACGTCGCGCGCGCGGCCGACTCCGCCGGGCGCAAGGCCGTCCGGAAGTTCGAGCACACCGTCTACCGGAAGGTGATGACGCAGATGGCGCCGTACTACTTCGACAACGAGCTGGTGTCGGCGAACATCCAGAAGTCCACGCGCGGCGAGCAGGGACCGGAGTTCGTGTTCGAGGTGAACGTGAACGACGACGAGCTCAAGGAGGCGGTGTCCCGTCGGCTCGCTGACTACGAGGACGAGGTCGACCGCTGGCACGTCGACACCCCGAAGGACGTCGAGGTCGCCGAGACCGTCGAGGGCGCCGAGCCG